One Candidatus Baltobacteraceae bacterium DNA segment encodes these proteins:
- a CDS encoding HepT-like ribonuclease domain-containing protein has product MRSKWRSERIEQRVADVLSSIDAIDEFLAGYDFDAYVRDRKTQSAVERQLLIISEGMTRLTELEQDLPEERRFESRFPHVDVYQIRGMGNRVRHEYRYVNASIIWDTAKGRDLKDLRAALLEGYPSTSSG; this is encoded by the coding sequence GTGCGTTCTAAATGGCGATCCGAGCGGATCGAGCAACGTGTTGCCGACGTGCTTTCGTCGATCGACGCAATCGATGAATTCCTTGCCGGCTACGATTTCGATGCATATGTGCGCGATCGGAAGACACAAAGCGCGGTCGAACGGCAGCTGCTGATCATCTCCGAAGGGATGACGCGCTTGACCGAATTGGAGCAAGACTTGCCAGAGGAGCGACGTTTCGAATCACGCTTTCCGCACGTCGACGTCTACCAAATTCGCGGTATGGGCAACCGTGTGCGGCATGAGTACCGCTACGTCAATGCCTCGATCATCTGGGATACCGCTAAAGGCCGAGACTTGAAAGATCTCAGGGCTGCATTGCTTGAGGGGTATCCTTCGACAAGCTCAGGATGA
- a CDS encoding HD domain-containing phosphohydrolase, translating into MSRVVVIDDYEPTLRMYATAIEKMLGGEVVAFSDPREALHYMSAMDPTLCVVDYSMPEMDGVAFVQELRGVPGRERTPIIMLTGKDDRDLRSRAMSAGVSVFLNKPVSAEEFAGHVRRLATQNNAANVRDGEMRDLKERAESVDRRLHQRDREAIDAVYRTYAARYPDAGARMKQAAEIAVMLAIEVRCSVADVQLLREGAHVYDIGKLAIPDKTLASTAKLSATSRVAVERHADAGAEILAVSESRLFAAASTMARTHHERWDGEGYPRKLKGDAIPLSGRLIAVADALVAMMNARPDRPAMAFGHALDQIKRESGTHFDPAVVSALERIKDKVAQLRA; encoded by the coding sequence ATGTCGAGGGTCGTGGTAATCGACGATTACGAACCGACGTTGCGTATGTATGCAACGGCGATCGAAAAGATGCTCGGCGGCGAGGTCGTCGCGTTCTCCGATCCGCGTGAAGCACTGCATTATATGAGTGCGATGGATCCCACCTTGTGCGTGGTCGACTACAGCATGCCCGAAATGGACGGCGTTGCCTTCGTACAAGAGCTGCGCGGCGTGCCGGGCCGCGAACGGACACCGATCATCATGCTCACCGGTAAGGACGATCGCGACCTACGTTCGCGCGCGATGAGCGCGGGCGTGAGTGTGTTCTTGAACAAGCCGGTGAGCGCGGAAGAATTCGCCGGCCACGTGCGCCGGCTCGCGACGCAAAACAACGCGGCGAACGTGCGCGACGGAGAGATGCGCGATCTCAAAGAGCGCGCCGAAAGCGTCGATCGCCGCTTGCATCAGCGCGACCGCGAAGCGATCGACGCCGTCTATCGCACGTACGCGGCGCGCTACCCCGACGCCGGCGCGCGAATGAAGCAGGCGGCCGAGATCGCGGTGATGCTGGCGATCGAAGTGCGCTGCTCGGTCGCCGACGTACAGCTCCTGCGCGAAGGAGCGCACGTGTACGACATCGGCAAGCTCGCGATTCCCGACAAGACGTTGGCGAGCACGGCGAAACTCTCGGCGACTTCGCGCGTCGCGGTCGAGCGTCATGCCGACGCGGGTGCGGAGATTCTCGCCGTTTCGGAGTCGCGGCTCTTTGCGGCCGCGTCGACGATGGCGCGCACCCATCACGAACGCTGGGACGGTGAAGGCTATCCGCGCAAGCTCAAGGGTGATGCGATTCCGCTCTCGGGACGCCTGATCGCGGTCGCCGACGCGCTGGTCGCGATGATGAACGCGCGCCCCGATCGTCCGGCGATGGCCTTCGGTCACGCGCTCGATCAGATCAAACGCGAAAGCGGAACGCATTTCGATCCCGCGGTGGTAAGCGCGCTCGAGCGGATCAAGGATAAAGTCGCGCAGCTGCGCGCATAG
- a CDS encoding ABC transporter ATP-binding protein, with protein sequence MEQLTEPVVRVEGLRKVYTLGDAQVVALAGIDLEIRRGEFVAVMGPSGSGKSTFMQITGLLDNPTAGQYYFEGTDVSHLDADARADIRSRRLGFVFQAYNLLPRTSALENVELPMVYAGVPAAERARIARDMMEIVGVDHLAHHHPNQMSGGQQQRVAIARSLVNHPGLILADEPTGALDTKTSEDVMRIFKELNEKQGITIMLVTHEPDIAAHAKRIVTFRDGNVISDTLRQAQGDRLVAHGDRLVAQGDRLQAYGETCHAEPVEAWKERVA encoded by the coding sequence GTGGAACAACTCACCGAACCGGTCGTACGCGTGGAGGGCCTGCGCAAGGTCTACACGCTCGGCGACGCCCAGGTCGTCGCGCTGGCGGGCATCGATCTCGAGATCCGTCGCGGCGAATTCGTCGCCGTGATGGGCCCCTCGGGATCGGGCAAATCGACGTTCATGCAGATCACCGGGCTGCTCGACAATCCGACCGCCGGTCAATACTATTTCGAGGGCACCGACGTCTCGCATCTCGATGCGGACGCGCGGGCCGACATTCGCAGCCGCCGCCTGGGCTTCGTCTTTCAGGCATACAATCTACTCCCGCGCACCAGCGCGCTCGAAAACGTCGAGCTGCCGATGGTCTACGCGGGCGTGCCCGCCGCCGAACGCGCGCGCATCGCGCGCGACATGATGGAGATCGTCGGCGTCGATCATCTCGCGCACCACCATCCGAATCAAATGTCGGGCGGACAGCAACAGCGCGTGGCGATCGCGCGCTCGCTGGTCAACCATCCGGGGCTCATCCTCGCCGACGAGCCGACCGGCGCGCTCGATACCAAAACCAGCGAAGACGTGATGCGGATCTTCAAAGAGCTGAACGAAAAGCAGGGCATCACGATCATGCTCGTCACCCACGAGCCCGATATCGCCGCCCATGCCAAACGGATCGTGACGTTCCGCGACGGCAATGTGATTTCGGATACCCTTCGACAAGCTCAGGGTGACAGATTAGTAGCTCACGGTGACAGATTAGTAGCTCAGGGTGACAGATTACAGGCTTACGGCGAAACCTGTCATGCTGAGCCTGTCGAAGCATGGAAGGAGCGAGTAGCATAA
- a CDS encoding ABC transporter permease, with the protein MSDFKGILRLALQALVRNKVRSMLTMLGIVIGVAAVIVTVAIGSGARVSVQNSINSLGSNLIVVQPGSVTSSGARGGFGTASTLTPADGMAIAQLPGVSAVSPVVTIRTQVVAGGNNWQTTVTGVAPTYAQIRTWPTASGSFFTQNDVNDAAKVAVLGQTDVSELFPNGQNPIGQTILIKGVPFTVVGTLTPLGQSSLGTDQDDTVLIPYTSAMQRITGQTTVNQLMVSAATSDDITPVQNEVTALLTQRHQIAAGQPADFQVRNLQSIAAAASSTGAVMEFLLAGVAAVSLIVGGIGIMNIMMVSVTERTREIGLRMSVGARGATILRQFLTESTVLAAAGGVIGVIAGFIGTFVVAALAKWPTQIPIAWVILSVAFSALVGIFFGYYPAKKAAGLNPIEALRFE; encoded by the coding sequence ATGTCGGATTTCAAAGGCATTCTGCGGCTGGCACTACAAGCGCTGGTGCGCAATAAAGTTCGCTCGATGCTCACCATGCTCGGTATCGTGATCGGTGTCGCGGCGGTGATCGTCACGGTCGCGATCGGCAGCGGCGCGCGCGTCTCGGTGCAGAACAGCATCAACTCCCTCGGTTCCAATCTCATCGTGGTGCAGCCGGGAAGCGTCACGAGCTCCGGCGCGCGCGGCGGATTCGGCACCGCGTCGACGCTCACGCCTGCCGACGGTATGGCGATCGCGCAGCTTCCCGGCGTCTCGGCGGTCTCGCCGGTGGTGACGATCCGCACGCAGGTCGTCGCCGGCGGCAACAACTGGCAAACGACGGTCACCGGCGTTGCGCCGACGTACGCGCAGATTCGCACCTGGCCGACGGCGAGCGGTTCGTTCTTTACGCAAAACGACGTGAACGACGCGGCCAAAGTCGCCGTGCTCGGACAGACCGACGTCTCCGAACTCTTCCCGAACGGTCAAAATCCGATCGGGCAGACGATTCTGATCAAAGGTGTGCCGTTCACGGTCGTCGGCACGCTCACACCGCTCGGACAGAGCAGCCTGGGCACCGATCAAGACGACACCGTGCTGATTCCCTACACGTCCGCGATGCAGCGCATCACCGGACAGACGACGGTGAATCAGCTGATGGTTTCAGCCGCGACGTCGGACGACATCACGCCGGTGCAGAACGAAGTCACGGCGCTGCTCACGCAGCGGCACCAAATCGCCGCCGGTCAGCCGGCCGACTTCCAGGTGCGCAACCTGCAGTCGATCGCGGCCGCCGCGTCGTCGACCGGCGCGGTGATGGAGTTCTTGCTCGCAGGCGTGGCGGCGGTTTCGCTGATCGTCGGCGGCATCGGCATCATGAACATCATGATGGTCTCGGTCACCGAGCGCACGCGTGAGATCGGACTGCGCATGTCGGTCGGCGCGCGCGGCGCGACGATTCTGCGCCAGTTCCTCACCGAATCGACAGTGCTCGCCGCCGCCGGCGGTGTGATCGGCGTGATCGCCGGATTCATCGGCACGTTCGTCGTCGCCGCGCTGGCCAAGTGGCCGACGCAGATCCCGATCGCATGGGTGATCCTCTCGGTCGCGTTCTCCGCGCTCGTCGGCATCTTCTTCGGCTACTATCCCGCGAAGAAAGCGGCGGGTCTGAATCCTATCGAGGCCTTGCGCTTCGAATAG
- a CDS encoding nucleotidyltransferase domain-containing protein, which translates to MEHATRLGERIKARRREIGMTAARLAAAVGVTENAIRKLESGDSAEPRFSTGVRIAEVLNISADALAGKPISLLAGTPELARVVAAIRTIREPLERDGVAHVDVFGSVARGDAGPESDVDIMITPKISVPFSLIHLGRVSDILERRLGRHADTVTRPAPEDAPHLRDALKEAVRAF; encoded by the coding sequence ATGGAGCATGCGACACGATTGGGCGAGCGCATCAAGGCTCGCCGGCGCGAGATCGGCATGACCGCGGCCCGGCTTGCCGCGGCGGTGGGTGTAACCGAGAACGCAATCCGCAAGCTCGAGTCCGGCGACTCGGCCGAGCCGCGCTTTTCGACCGGCGTCCGCATCGCCGAGGTCTTGAATATCAGCGCCGATGCGCTCGCGGGCAAGCCGATTTCGCTGCTCGCCGGAACCCCCGAGCTCGCGCGCGTCGTTGCCGCAATCCGAACGATTCGCGAGCCGCTGGAACGCGACGGGGTTGCACACGTCGACGTCTTCGGTTCGGTCGCGCGAGGCGACGCAGGCCCGGAGAGCGACGTCGATATCATGATCACCCCAAAGATCAGCGTGCCATTTTCGCTCATCCACCTCGGACGCGTTTCGGATATACTCGAGCGGCGTCTCGGCCGTCACGCGGATACGGTCACACGGCCCGCGCCTGAGGATGCGCCGCACTTGCGCGATGCGTTGAAAGAGGCCGTGCGTGCGTTCTAA
- a CDS encoding response regulator transcription factor has translation MPETKPRVAVIDDEPRIRELLELTLGHHGYAVRTAADGPAGLDLVKDWEPDLIVLDVMMPMVSGIELLPMLRRVTDAPVVMLSARGEVETKVEGLMHGADDYLSKPFEMQELIAHIDAKLRRPHLENRNIIAYDDITVNLDEHTVARAGKRIDLSPLEYDLLVTLVRRPRRVFTRDELLDLVWGNEKDVGQNAVERYISYLRAKIDEGFGRPLIQTVRGAGYTIRAD, from the coding sequence ATGCCCGAAACCAAGCCGCGCGTGGCCGTCATCGACGACGAACCTCGCATCCGCGAACTGCTCGAGCTGACCCTGGGCCACCACGGCTACGCGGTCCGCACCGCCGCCGACGGCCCGGCCGGCCTGGACCTCGTCAAGGACTGGGAGCCCGATTTGATCGTGCTCGACGTGATGATGCCGATGGTCAGCGGCATCGAGCTGCTGCCGATGCTGCGCCGGGTCACCGACGCACCGGTGGTGATGCTCTCGGCCCGCGGCGAGGTCGAGACCAAAGTCGAGGGGCTGATGCACGGGGCCGACGATTACCTGAGCAAACCGTTCGAAATGCAGGAATTGATCGCGCACATCGACGCCAAGCTGCGCCGCCCGCACCTGGAAAACCGCAACATCATCGCCTACGACGACATCACCGTCAACCTCGACGAGCACACGGTCGCGCGCGCCGGCAAGCGCATCGATCTCTCGCCGCTCGAGTACGATCTGCTGGTCACGCTGGTGCGCCGTCCGCGCCGCGTCTTCACCCGCGACGAGCTGCTCGATCTGGTTTGGGGAAACGAGAAAGACGTCGGGCAGAACGCGGTCGAACGCTACATCTCGTATCTGCGCGCAAAAATCGACGAGGGATTCGGGCGCCCGCTGATTCAGACCGTGCGCGGCGCGGGATACACGATCCGTGCCGACTGA
- a CDS encoding helix-turn-helix transcriptional regulator, which yields MEHGIGDGLFENLRLELRRGCLTLAVLSQLRTERYGYTLRKALEEAGLEIDEGTLYPLLRRLETQGLLQSEWREENKRRKRFYRLSPPGEQMLDQLTDELHRINTSLQRITAES from the coding sequence ATGGAACATGGTATCGGGGATGGTCTTTTCGAGAATCTGCGGCTGGAGCTGCGGCGGGGGTGTTTGACCCTCGCGGTGCTCTCGCAGCTGCGCACCGAGCGCTATGGCTACACGCTGCGCAAGGCCCTCGAAGAGGCCGGCCTCGAGATCGACGAGGGTACGCTCTACCCGCTGCTGCGACGCCTGGAAACCCAGGGACTGCTGCAGAGCGAGTGGCGCGAGGAGAACAAGCGCCGCAAGCGCTTCTACCGGCTCTCGCCGCCCGGCGAGCAGATGCTCGACCAACTCACCGATGAGCTGCACCGGATCAACACGTCGCTGCAACGGATCACCGCGGAGTCATAA
- a CDS encoding HAMP domain-containing sensor histidine kinase, translated as MPTEPTFRNFARRITRGYVILAVALIALVAGASSAFFIVGFATTFNQNIDAAQTRVQQRVNEYAARGESLAQIAPNVLAEEPNAHSRMLVLDSQHRVIAGASAQLNDSERAIAGLLFLRPRFVGVPHGGTIVLEPDVGDFTHALVHYWERIVPIGVLAVLIAWLAGRAITGRALRPLREVNDALGSIAQGDFTPKLLIESDSSLHELTQTYNEVAQRLNVATYERRRQEAELRQFIADAGHELRTPLTIFMGYLDALRSGVVQDGESVGRVHETMLDESRKMRAIIEKLILLARLEREVPPVTDRIDLNSIAARAVDALRPLAGERLRFAADGDAAVLGDDTELYEAVKNVVENAVRYAPASPVDVRVGRDGATAVLQVADRGPGMPTIDVEHAFDRFYRGSSHGEIDGSGLGLAIAKRAVERMGGSIALDSRVDAGTTVTMRFPVEA; from the coding sequence GTGCCGACTGAACCGACCTTTCGAAATTTCGCCCGCCGCATCACCCGCGGCTACGTCATCCTCGCGGTCGCACTGATCGCCCTTGTTGCCGGCGCTTCGTCGGCGTTCTTCATCGTCGGGTTCGCCACCACGTTCAATCAGAACATCGACGCGGCGCAAACGCGCGTCCAGCAGCGCGTCAACGAATACGCGGCGCGGGGCGAGAGCCTCGCGCAAATCGCGCCCAACGTGCTGGCGGAAGAACCCAACGCTCATTCGCGCATGCTCGTGCTCGATTCGCAGCACCGCGTGATCGCCGGCGCCTCGGCGCAATTGAACGATAGCGAGCGCGCGATCGCGGGACTGCTCTTTTTGCGGCCTCGCTTCGTCGGCGTTCCGCACGGCGGCACGATCGTGCTCGAACCCGACGTCGGTGATTTTACCCATGCGCTCGTGCATTATTGGGAACGCATCGTTCCGATCGGCGTGCTGGCTGTGCTGATCGCGTGGCTCGCCGGGCGCGCCATCACCGGGCGCGCGCTGCGTCCGCTGCGCGAAGTCAACGACGCGCTCGGTTCGATCGCGCAGGGCGACTTCACGCCGAAGCTCCTGATCGAAAGCGACTCGAGCCTGCATGAACTCACCCAAACCTACAACGAAGTCGCGCAGCGGCTGAACGTCGCCACCTACGAACGGCGCCGGCAAGAAGCCGAGCTGCGGCAGTTCATCGCCGATGCCGGGCACGAGCTGCGCACGCCGCTTACGATCTTCATGGGGTACCTCGATGCGCTGCGTTCGGGCGTCGTGCAAGACGGGGAGAGCGTGGGGCGCGTGCACGAGACGATGCTCGACGAGAGCCGCAAGATGCGCGCGATCATCGAGAAGTTGATCTTGCTCGCGCGGCTCGAACGCGAGGTGCCGCCGGTTACCGACCGGATCGATCTGAACTCGATCGCGGCGCGCGCGGTCGACGCGCTGCGCCCGCTCGCCGGCGAACGGCTGCGCTTCGCGGCCGACGGTGACGCCGCGGTTCTCGGCGACGACACCGAACTCTACGAAGCGGTGAAGAACGTGGTCGAAAACGCGGTGCGTTACGCGCCGGCCTCCCCGGTCGACGTGCGCGTCGGCCGCGACGGCGCGACCGCGGTGCTGCAGGTCGCCGACCGCGGGCCGGGGATGCCGACGATCGACGTCGAGCACGCATTCGATCGGTTTTACCGCGGCAGCTCGCACGGCGAAATCGACGGTTCGGGCTTGGGCCTGGCCATCGCCAAACGCGCGGTCGAACGCATGGGCGGCTCGATCGCGCTCGATTCCCGCGTCGACGCGGGAACCACGGTCACCATGCGCTTTCCGGTGGAGGCATAA